DNA sequence from the Nitrospirota bacterium genome:
TGCTCCGGTCGTCGAGGCCGTGGTGCAGCCTGTAAGCGAGCGCCCGGCCCGAATACTTGCTCGCGATGACCGTCTTGTACGCGTCGATGAGCGAATCGCGGGTCACGTTCAGGACCGTCGCATACTGCCCGGCGAAGCTCGCCTCCGTGTCCTCGCCGATGGCGCTGCTCCTCATGGCGATGCGCACGCCCGGCACGGTCTTCTGCTCGAGCGCTGCATAGGCCTCACCGATGGCGGCGATGATGTCTGCGGGAACCGCGGCCCCCTGGATCAGCTTCCTGATGCGCGCGCCTGCGCGGTCGATCTCTTCCGGCTTTTCCGGGGCGAGGGTCGAGAGCTCCTCGTCGATAGCCTTGACGAGCCGGTTCTCCTCGATAAAGCGCTCGAAGGCATAGGAGGTGACGGCGAATCCGTGGGGTACCGGGATGCCGAGGTTGTTCTTTATGGCCGCGAGATTCGCCGCCTTTGCCCCTGCCACGATCTCCATCTCCCTCGTTATCTCTTCAAAAGGGAGGACGACTTCCTTGGTGGCGACGGTGCAGCGGGGATTGAAGGAGTCGAAGAGCTTCCTGTCGAGCGCCTCGGCCGCGCCGTACAACGCCGCATAGCGGTCATCCGCCATGGCATTGATCGCGTGGACGATGCCGAGGACCGACTCGAGCAGCTCTTCATACCGTATGCGCGCAGTGACCAGGCTGAACGGTCTTCCGCTGTGATACATCTGCTCGAGGTCGGCTATAAGGGAGAGCGCCGCATGGTTGTGGCGGAGGAGGCTCTTGAAGCGGCGGTACTTCGCTGAAGAGGCTCCGCGGTGCTCGTCCAAGGGCGTGCACCCGCGCTTCATGCGCAACCTGTTCAGAATGTTTCTCATCTGCCGCCTCCCGCCTGTCCCGTACGTCTGTCCGAAACGCTGCTTCTTCTATTATATAGCCAACGAGAGCGGGCTTTCAAAAAGCTCCGCCGGGTTTCCCTGCCCGCGCTTTCTTGACTATCATTCCGCAAATGTGTAAACCTTAGAGAACAGCGATCTATGTTGCCACGTCCGATGATGAAAACGCTACTGCCTCTCTTGCCGATACTGATCCTTGCCGCAGCCTGCAGCCGGGAGGAGCCGCCGGTCGCGGTCGATATGACGAAGCGCGCCGAGGTCGCGGTAAAGCGGGAGCCGAACAGCATTACCTTCGCCTATCTGCCCCAATACTCCCACCTCGTCTCCTATAAGCGGCAGAACCTGCTCGTCGAATACCTGAAGAACGAGACGGGCCTGAACGTCAAGCAGGTCTATCCCGATACCTTCGACGAGCAGGTGAAGATGTTCGGCCAGGGGAAGATCGATATCTCCTTCTCGAACCCCTTCGTCTACATAAAGCTCTCCCGTCTTTACGGCGCCCGGGCACTGGCGCGGGTCGTCGAGCTCGACGGGAAAAAGGATTTTCGCGGGATGATCATCTGCCGCAAGGACAATCCCGATGTTCAGACCATCGACGACTGCCGGGGGAAGCGGTGGATAGCGACCGACCCTTCCTCTGCCGGAGGATACCTCTTTGCGCTCGGGCACTTTATCGACCACGGTATCGGGAAGAGCGATTTTGCCCGGATAGACTTCGCACCCGGTCCCGGAGGAAAACAGGAAAAGGTGGTCCTCGCCGTGCATGCCGGAAAGTACGATATCGGTTCCGTCCGGGAGGGGACCCTGGCGGTGGTGGCGGACAGGATCGATGTGGGCGAATTGAGGGTGCTCGCGTATACCCGCTCCTATCCCGGCTGGGTCTACGCGGTCCGCCGGGACCTGGACAGCGCTGTCGCGGATACGATACGGCAGGCGCTCCTGAAACTCGACGGAAAGGACCCCGGGCACAAGAAAATTCTCGATGCAGCCGCCATCAGCGGCGTTGTCGCTTCGAGCGAAAGCGAATTCGATCCCGTGCGCGCGTTAGCGGTCAAAGCCGGCCTTGACCTGAGTGAGGAGCCGTGAGGTTCGTTTACCGCATAAACAGACGGCTCCGGCTTCGCACCAAGATATCGCTGAGCATCATCCTCATACTGCTCGCCCTGGGGAGCGGCCTCTCCCTGGTCATCAGCAGAATCGCGTCGGAGGCGCTCCTCGAGGAGAACAAGATGAGGGGGATATCGGGCGCCGTCTCTCTCGGCTCCCGGGCGGCAGAGCCGCTGCTGACCATGGATTTCCTCGAGATGAAGAAGGCCGTCGACGAGGTGGTGCGCGGGAACAAGGACCTCTCCTACGTATTCATCCAAGACCGCTACGGCGAGCCGCTGGTGCATACCTTTACAGGCGGGTTTCCCGTTGACCTGAAGGCCGTGAATACCGTGGCCGACGGGACAGGGCATCACGTTCGCCTTATCACGACCGGCGCCGAGGTGATCTACGATGTCGCGGTGCCGGTCATGGCCGGCAGCGACCGCCTCGGCACCGCACGGGTCGGCATGTCCCGCGCCCATGCCCAGCAGGTGGTGAGCAAGCTCGTGGGGGCGACGGTGCTGTCTACCGTGCTCGGCATCCTGATAGCGGGCTTTGTCAGCACCGCGCTCGCCCGGACCGTGACGAAGAGGATACGGCTCCTCCACGACTCGGCCGAAGAGCTCATCAAAGGCAACCTGGACATCTCCATGCTGCCGGAAGTGAAGCAGCAGTGCTGGGAGACGATGAAGTGCGCCAAGCGTGAATGCCCTGCCTACGGCAACACCCGACAGCGCTGCTGGTATCTCGTCGGCACCCTCTGCCAGTCCTGCGTCGAGAAGAACTACGAGGACAAGATCAGGAACTGCTTCGACTGCAAGGTATACCGAGGCAATACCGGGGACGAGATCCAGGACCTCTCGGAATTCTTCAACATCATGGCGCTGATCCTGCGGGACCGCCTGCAGGCCCTGCTCAAGACCGAGGCGAGCCTCAAGCAGCAGCAGCAGCTCTTCCGCACCATCCTCGATGTGACGCCCGACAGCGTCTCGCTGCAGGACCGGTCGTTCCGGTTCCAGGCGGTCAACCAGTCATTCTGCAGAATGGCGGGCAGGGGCGAGGACGAGATCATCGGGAAGACGGACGCCGACCTCTTCAACCCCGAGCTCGCCGAGGTCAACCGGCAGGAGAACCTCCGGATCGTCGAGACCGGGGAATCCCTCTCGGCCGAGCGGAAGACGAGAAAGGCGGGGGGCATCCGCTGGTTCCATCTCGTCAAGACGCCGGTCTTCGATGCGGACGGCAGTGTCGCCGGCATCCTCTGCAACAGCACCGACATTACCGAGCTCAAGCGGCTCCACGAGCAGATCATCCGGTCCCAGAAGATGGAGTCCCTGGGACAGCTCGCTGCGGGCGTTGCGCACGAGATCAACACGCCGCTCGGGATCATCCTGGGGAATACCCAGCTGCTGCTCGAGGATACCGCAGCCGGCACCGAGGCGCACGAGACCCTGCAGACGATCGAGAAGTACGCCCGGATCTCGAAGAAGATCGTCGCGGACCTGCTCCACTTTTCGCGCCATGCCCAGAGCGTCAAGAGGCCGCTCGACATCAACAGCACCCTGACGCAGGTGGTCGATATCGTGGAGCACACCTTCGGCCTCGAACGGGTCTCGATCGGGCGGTACCCGGCGGCGGAGCTTCCCCTCGTCTTCGGAGACCAGGAGAAGCTCGAGCAGGTCTTCATCAATGTGCTCAAGAACGCCTTCGACGCCGTAGGGTCGGACGGCAGGATCGAGGTCGCCACAGAGTACGACGCGGAGCAGCAGGAAGTGGTCGTCTCGATCGCGGACAGCGGTCCGGGGATCCCGCGGCGGATAAAGGACAGGATATTCGATCCCTTTTTCAGCACCAAGGGGGTCGGCAAGGGGACGGGGCTCGGTCTCTCGGTGACCTTCGGCATCATAAGGGACCACGGAGGAAAGATCGATGTCGAGAGCCCCCCGGGCGCGCCCCTGAGGGAATGGCCCGGCGGCGCGAACGGCGGCGAGGGCAGGGGGACGGTCTTTATCATACGGCTGCCGGTGTATCGTGATTCTGAAAACAAGGAAGGGAGAGCAGTTGCCCATGGCGAAGATAGTGGTTCTCGATGACATAGCCGAGGCGGTCACCCTGATACGCAAAATCCTCGAACGCAAGGGGCACGAGGTCGTGGGGTTCACCGAGGAGGAGGAGGCGATCGCCTATGCGCAGGCGCATGCGGTGGATCTCGCCATTCTCGATATCAAGCTGAAGAAGATGAGCGGCATCGAGGTGCTGGCCGAAATCAGGAAGGTGAATCCCGCGGTCAAGGTGATCATGCTGACCGGGTATCCGACCCTCGAGACGGCGAAGGACGCGGTGCGGCTGGGAGCGAGCGAGTATTGCGTAAAACCCTTCGAAAAGGAAGAACTGGAAGAAAAGGTGGCCGATGTCTTAAAGTAAAAGGATTATGGCGGGCTACGAAGTGTTATGGGTTACCGATAGCCTGGCGACCGGCGCTGCGCCGATGTCCTATGACGACCTCGGCACCATACGGGGCCAGGGCATCGATGCCATCGTCAATCTCTGTGCCGAATATTGCGACCTGCACGACATCCAGCGCGACTACGGCTTCGATGTCTACTATTTTCCGGTCGTCGACGACTCCGCCCCGAACATCAAGGAGATGGAAGAGGCCCTCGACTGGCTCGATGAGGCGATCTACCTCGGCAAAAAGGTGCTGGTGCACTGCCGCCTCGGGCTCGGCCGGACCGGGACCTTCATCACCGCCTACCTGCTCCGGCGGGGGTTCGGCCTCAAGCTGGCGCGCGAGCGGCTGAAGCGGCTCCGGCCCAATCCCACGAGTTTTCACCAGTGGCGGCTGCTCCGGAAGTACGATAAACAATCGGGGAAGCTCACCCTGCGGGAGCCGTCGATAGAGACGAAGAACCTCGTCGACCTCGGCCTGTATTTCACCGATTACGAGCGCCTCGTAGACGGGGTCGAGGCGGCGATAGAAGCGGGCAGCGCCGGTATCCGGCGGTGCGGGAGGGACACCGATGCATGCTGCCACCGCTTCCTCCATCTGCAGCTCATCGAGGCAGCCTACCTGCACCTCTCGCTCAACAAACGGCTGAGCAGGAACGACCGGGTCGATGCCGCGGCCAGGGCGATCGCCATGCACCGGGTGTTTTCGGACGAAGGGGACACCCCCCATTCAGGCGATTCAACCAGTTCAGTAATCCCTGCCGATCCGGAATGTCCGGCTGCCGCCGGCTACACCTGTCCGTTGAATAGAGAGGGCAGGTGCATCGCCTATGAGTACCGTCCCCTCACCTGCCGCCTCCATCCCATCGCCGCTGACGCCTGCGATGGCGATTCCTGCAGTGATGCCCTGGATAGCGGGGATTCGCTCAGCCCCGAAGCGATCAATAAAGAGCTCCACGACATCTCGAAGCGCCTCTTTTTCGCCCTGAACTCTTCTTTTCTCGAGGACCGGAGCCTCCTCTTTCCCCTGACCCGGGTGGTTTCGGGCAAATTCGTGCAGGACTATTTCAGCTTTCTCTCGAAAATCTGAATCATTTCAAAGGTAAATCTCTCCTGCCGGTCCTTTCCTTGCAGCAGGGGCATATCCATTTTTTCCTCCCCCAAGGAGCTCAGGATTTGGTATAATGGTCGGGATTGTTATTCGAGGCGTCATGGTATCGATGATGGAAAAGATTACCGGCAGACAGGCACGGCAGCGAGCGCGCCGTATCCGGCACGCGGAATACGAGCGAGGTGTCCGGTAGTGCCCTTTAACACACTTCCCAGAGAAGGCTTCATCAGCAGGGATACCGAGCTCAGCCACCTGAAGCAGCTGATCGCTGCCCGCGACGCTGCCACTGCCCGCAACGTCCTCCTCGAGGGAGCACGGGGCATAGGCAAGACCGAGCTCCTGAAGCAGCTCTACCGCACCGTTTACCAGGGCAGCGATACCGTTGTCCCCTTCTACTATTCCTTTCAGCGAGCCGCGCTCAAGGGCACCCATTTCGCCCGTGACTACTTTATGCGCTTCGTCCGGCAGTATCTCGCCTCGGTGAAGCAGGACCCCTCGCTGGTCAACGCTATGAGCACCCCCCTTACCCGCCTGATGCCGCTCATCGCCTCGTTGCGGGCCGAATGGATGATCGACCTGATCGAGGACTTCAACGAGCAGGTGCGCGAAGGTGACCTGCACGGCCAGCTCCTCGGGGCGATCTCGGCGCCGGTGACCGCTGCGGAAAAGAGCGGGCGGACGCTGCTCGTGATGCTCGACGATTTCCATCTCGCCCCGCAGCTCTACGAGCATCAGCCCGGGGATGTGCCGGGCCTGGTCAGTCTCTTCGAGAGCTCCCTGCGGTCTCCCGTCTGCCCCCATATATTGACCGGCTCGCCGGAGGGAGCCCTCGAGTCGATCTTCACCGATAATGCCTTCAGGGGGCAGGCGGAGCGGCTCTTCGTCCGCGCCCTCGACGAGCGCGCGGCGCTGGGGCTCTTCAGATACTACTGCACTGCGCTCGGCATCAGGGAGCAGGTCGAGTCGTCGCTCAAGTTCATGAAATTCCTGGGGGGAAACCCCCTGTATATCAGAAACGCCGCCCGGTCGCTCTGGAAAATGCAGAAGAAAGAGCTGTCGGAGCGGGACCTCTGGGAGTGCTACAGCTACGAAGTCTCCGAAGGGGAGACCGCTTTTTACTGGTCCTCGATTCTCGGCGAGTTCATCCGCGACGTCGACCAGAGGAGGGTAGCCATAGAGCTGCTCATGCATTCGATCAAGTCGAACACCGAGTTCCACGACATCGGGAGACTCTCGCGCGTGCTCGGCATCCCGGAGCGGTCCATACGGCAGGCCCTCGATGCGCTCCAGATGTCGGGCATCGTGCAGGCGGGCGGCAGTCTCAGGCACCTGAAGGACAATGTGCTGCAGGACTTCATCCAGAGCCTCTACCTGCGGGAGGTCGAAGGGAGGAGCACGGAGCGGGTCCGGGAGCTCATCGAGACGAAGTATTATACCGAGGGCAGCGAGGCCGCCTGCTTCGAGATGGTCATCCCGATGAGCTCCGATGCCGAGCTCGTTGCAGCGCGGGCCGTCGAGCAGATCGGGAAGAACATACACCTGAACCCCGATGTCACCAACCATATCCAGCTCGCCCTCATCGAGGCATGTATCAATGCCATGGAGCACAGCGGCAGCTACGAGAAGAAGGTCTTCCTCAAATTTACGGTCAGCCCCGAGAGGATCGAGATCGCCATCGAGACGCCGGGGAAGCTCTTCGAGCCCGAGTTCGGCGAGGGCGTCACTGCCGAAGACAAGCTCAATACGGAGCACAAGCGCGGGTGGGGTCTCAAGCTGATGCGCACCGTCATGGACGAAGTGAAGGTGGAGCGGATAGGGGAAAAGACCAGGGTGCTGCTCGTGAAAAAAATAAAGCCTGACGAGGTGTTGCGGTGAAAGCAGCAAATTTCAACGTCACGACGAAGCTCAACGACCGTGTCGCCGTCATCTATCCCCGGGGATACCTGAACAACATCACGGGCGAGGACCTTGTCGACGCCTCTTCCGCCTGCCTCGGCAAAGGCGTAAAGAACATCGTGCTGAATTTCAGCGAGACCGAGTTCATCAACAGCATCGGCATCTCCCTGCTCCTGACGATCATCGAGCGGCTCAGGGAGTCGGGCGGAAGCCTCTGCTTTACCAATATGAGCAAGATGTACGCCGAGACGTTCCAGGTGCTCGGCCTGACGAAGTACGTTGCGGTCTTCGACAGGGAAGAGGATGCGCTGCGGCATTTCGGCGGCAGCCCCCTGCAATGAGCCTCGAGCTGAAAAAAGCGCTGTACCATATTTCATCCCTCGTCGACCTCGGCCAGGAGGTGACCTCGTCGAAAAACTTCTACGTCAAGATACAGTCGGTCCTCTATTCCATCATGGGGACCTTTCTCGCGAACCGGGGAGCCATATTCGTGTATGAGAAGGATACGGGAGCGCTCATCCCCCTGGCGAAGAAGGGCTTTCAGAAGACCGAAATCCCGATGCTGACCTTCAGCATCGAGCACATGCTGCCGCTCAGGAAGAACGAGCCCTGCCGGCTCGGCGGCAACGGAAACAGCTCCGCGCTCTTCTACGGGCTGAAGGAAGAGCTGCTCCAGTCGGGCTTCGAGATATTCATCCCCCTCTGGGTGAGGGACGAGTTCATCGGCGCTATCGCGCTGAGCAGCAAATTCACCGAGGAGCCCTATACCCCCGACGACCTCGAGCTCCTCAGGGTCATCGCCCACCAGATCGGCATCACCCTGAGCAACCACGCCCTCTTCATCAACCTCTCGGAGCAGCTCGACAGGAACCGGAAGCTCTACGAAGAGATGCGGCGCATCTACCACGACACCATCCAGGCCTTCGCCGCCGCCATCGACGCGAAGGACGCCTATACCAAGAACCACTCCCAGCGCGTGGCGCGCTATTCCGTGGCGATCGCCCGGGAGCTCGGCTGGAGCGAGTCCGATATCGAGGGCATCTATATCGCGGGATTCCTGCACGATGTGGGGAAGCTGGTGGTCAACAACGAAGTGCTCAACAAGAAGGAGCCGCTGACGAACCAGGAGTGGCATGAGCTGCGGAGCCACTCCTCGGTCTCGTACAAGATCAGCTCGAAGATAAAGTTCCCCTGGAAAGACGTGGTGAAGATGATCAAGCACCACCACGAGCGGCTCGACGGCAACGGCTATCCCGATTCGCTGACCGGCGCCGACCTGAGCGAGGGCGCCAAGATCCTCATCCTCGCCGACTCATTCGACGCGATGACCACGGACCGGCCCTACAAGCCGCGGCTGGAGCTGAGGGAGGCCCTGGAGGAGCTGAAGAAGTGCCTGGGGACCCAGTTCGAGCCGCGCATCGTCGCTGCCTTCTGCAGGGTGCTCGACAAGGAGATAAAGGGTGAGCTTCCCGAACCGCATATACTGCCCCACCTCGACGAGGGATTCGATCCCTCCATCATTTCGGAGATCCTCCAGGCGCTGATCGAAGAGCTCTCCGAGTAGCCGTTATCCGCAGGAAAAAAGCATGGTGCAGAAGCGAGAATATCTTTAGTGCTCCTTCGCTCCTTTTTCAGGTAAAATACAGTCATGATACACAAAGCATACAAAGTCATCGTGACCCGCACCTGCCCGTCCTGCGGGCTGGGGTTTACCAATACGATCGCCAAGAATGTTTATGAATGCAACTACTCCCAATGCCATGCGCGGTTCGATTTCTCGATATTTTCCGACGAGGAGATCAGAAAGGCGCTCAATACGGAAAACGGCGAGGCCAGGGCCCCGGAGGCGTCGTCCGAAGAGAGCGGCGCACCTCCCCTCGATTTCAGCGTCTTCAGCAGCGGAAGCGCCGAGGAAAGACAGAGGACCTATGGGGAGCTGCCTGAGCGGGCCGGCGCAGCCGGTACGGCTGCATTGAACGGGGAGCTGACCCCGGAAAGGGTTGAAAGCCTCGAAAACAGCCTGGTACAAGCCATAGGGCGCGGCGAGCTGGTGGTGCATTACCAGCCCCAGATCGACAGCTCGCTCAACAGGGTCACCGGCGCCGAGGCGCTGGTGCGCTGGAACCATCCTGAAAGGGGACTGCTCGTACCGGAGGAGTTCCTTCCCCTGGCCGAAGAGAGCGGCCTTATCGTAGCCCTCGATGAGTGGGTGCTGCGCACCGCCTGTGAACAGGTTTCGGCGTGGCAGAGCCAGGGGCGCCCGCCGCTCCGGGTGACGGTCAATCTGTCTGCCCGGCAGTTCCGGCAGCCGCAGCTCATCGAGACGGTCTCCCGGGCGCTGAACGAGACAGGGCTCGGTCCCGAGCGGCTCGAAATCGAGATTACCGAGGCGATCGCCCTGCAGGATATCGAGCTGGCCGTCGCCACCCTGCAGCAGCTGCAGGAGCTGGGGGTTACGCTCTCGCTCGACGACTTCGGGACCGGCTATTCGTCGTTGAACTATCTGAGGAAGCTCCCTGTGCAGCGGATAAAGATCGACAGGACGGTGACGAGAGGCATCACGGAGAATCCCGATGACCTCGCGGTCGTAAGAGCGGTCGTCGCCATGGGGTCCGGCCTCGGCCTGAAGGCGGTCGCCGAAGGGGTCGAGACGATCGACCAGCTGATGCTCCTCCAGAAGAACGGCTGCGACGAGGTCCAGGGATTCTATTTCAGCAGGCCGCTTCCGCCGGATGAGTTCGCAGCATTCAAGGTTATCTACAAGTAGCCCGCCGTCAGACGTGCCGGGTGCCCGGCTCCTTTTCTGATCCCCTGTTCCTTTCCATCCTGCTGTTCTACCCCGGGTCTTTCTGTTCGTTCCGTGCTTTATATCGGCGATACAGGAGAGGGAGGAGGGATCCCAGGACAATCAGTCCCAGACCTATGAAGAAGGCCGGCGGCAGCGTGCCCTCGATTACGTCGAGCAGGGAGCTCGAGAAGACGACGTAGGCTATTGCGCCGGGAAGCATGAAGATGAGCGACGCCAGGGCAAAATGCAGGAACCTGATCTTCGTGAGGCCGAAGGCGTAATTGAGGAGATTGAAAGGCAAGAGGGGGATGAGCCGCATAATGGCAACGATCTTCCAGCCCTGCTGCGCCACGTCCTTATCGAGCTGCTGCCAGCGCGGCCCCTGCAGCCTTCGTTCTACCCAGCCCCGTGCACCATACCGTGAGACGAGGAAGGCGAGGCAGGCGCCGAGGGTGGCGCCGGTGATGCTGTAGACCACCCCCCAGAAGGGGCCGAAGAGGACCCCGGCGGTGATGGTGAGCGGAAGGCCCGGCAGAAAGAGCACCGGGGCGATCGTATAGATAAGTACAAAGATGAGCGGGGCGAGGGCGCCGTAGCTCTCGATGAGACGCTGCAAGGCATCTTTTTCCAGGTATGCGACAGCACCGGACAGATGCACTGCCAGAATCGCCCCGATGAACATCGCTGCAAGGAAGAGCCGTTTAATGAGGTTCCCTTTCCCGCTCTTTTCCGGAAGCGGCCGCTCTCTGTGGCCCCGTGCATCGACGAGCTTTTTGAATTCTTTTTTTAACCGTATCCTGTTGCGGTAGGTAAACGGAGCCTTTGCCGCTTTCACCGTCCCCTCCATGGTGGCCTGCGGTTCGAAGAGAAGGTCAAGTACATGGCTTGTAGGGGTCAATGCTCCCAGATAAGTGGCGCATCCCGCGCAATAGGTAATTATTCTTCTGCCGGCTGCTTCGTCTTTCCGAAGCATGCCCCATTTCTTTGAAAGCTCCGGCGAAAGAAAGCCGACCGAGCCTCCTTCGCCGCAGCAGAGAGTCAGCTTCCCTGAATGGGCCATTTCTTCTGTCTGCAGGCCTTGTCCCTTCACCAGATCACGGACGGCCCTGTGGGTCGTCTCATGCTCCCTGAGAGCGCAAGGATCATGGATCGTGACCTTGCCGACGGTGCCGTTACCGGCCGATAAGCGATTTCTGGCCATGAGCTCATAAACGGTTTCCACCTCAATCTCACCGCCGTACCTGCTGAATACCTTGTGGCAGTTCGGGCAGGCTACGATGACTTTTTCCACTCCGTGATCAAGGAGGAACCGCCTCATTTCGCCGAAGACGGCGGTAAAGCACCCGGTTCTCCCGAGATCATGGGAGGGCTTTGCGCAGCAGTCGAGAACAATGCCGAGAGTGGGGATGGCCTTTTTCAAAAGCAGAAAGACCTCTTTTGTCCTTTCGGGGCGCGTTCCGGGCAGGGTGCATCCGGGAAAAAAGACAGTGGAGCATCCATCGGGAAGACCGTAATAGGTGTACTTCGGGGAGGTCCCCCTTTTCTCATAACCCAGAATTCCCGCGTGC
Encoded proteins:
- a CDS encoding phosphate/phosphite/phosphonate ABC transporter substrate-binding protein — protein: MMKTLLPLLPILILAAACSREEPPVAVDMTKRAEVAVKREPNSITFAYLPQYSHLVSYKRQNLLVEYLKNETGLNVKQVYPDTFDEQVKMFGQGKIDISFSNPFVYIKLSRLYGARALARVVELDGKKDFRGMIICRKDNPDVQTIDDCRGKRWIATDPSSAGGYLFALGHFIDHGIGKSDFARIDFAPGPGGKQEKVVLAVHAGKYDIGSVREGTLAVVADRIDVGELRVLAYTRSYPGWVYAVRRDLDSAVADTIRQALLKLDGKDPGHKKILDAAAISGVVASSESEFDPVRALAVKAGLDLSEEP
- a CDS encoding ATP-binding protein produces the protein MRFVYRINRRLRLRTKISLSIILILLALGSGLSLVISRIASEALLEENKMRGISGAVSLGSRAAEPLLTMDFLEMKKAVDEVVRGNKDLSYVFIQDRYGEPLVHTFTGGFPVDLKAVNTVADGTGHHVRLITTGAEVIYDVAVPVMAGSDRLGTARVGMSRAHAQQVVSKLVGATVLSTVLGILIAGFVSTALARTVTKRIRLLHDSAEELIKGNLDISMLPEVKQQCWETMKCAKRECPAYGNTRQRCWYLVGTLCQSCVEKNYEDKIRNCFDCKVYRGNTGDEIQDLSEFFNIMALILRDRLQALLKTEASLKQQQQLFRTILDVTPDSVSLQDRSFRFQAVNQSFCRMAGRGEDEIIGKTDADLFNPELAEVNRQENLRIVETGESLSAERKTRKAGGIRWFHLVKTPVFDADGSVAGILCNSTDITELKRLHEQIIRSQKMESLGQLAAGVAHEINTPLGIILGNTQLLLEDTAAGTEAHETLQTIEKYARISKKIVADLLHFSRHAQSVKRPLDINSTLTQVVDIVEHTFGLERVSIGRYPAAELPLVFGDQEKLEQVFINVLKNAFDAVGSDGRIEVATEYDAEQQEVVVSIADSGPGIPRRIKDRIFDPFFSTKGVGKGTGLGLSVTFGIIRDHGGKIDVESPPGAPLREWPGGANGGEGRGTVFIIRLPVYRDSENKEGRAVAHGEDSGSR
- a CDS encoding response regulator; amino-acid sequence: MAKIVVLDDIAEAVTLIRKILERKGHEVVGFTEEEEAIAYAQAHAVDLAILDIKLKKMSGIEVLAEIRKVNPAVKVIMLTGYPTLETAKDAVRLGASEYCVKPFEKEELEEKVADVLK
- a CDS encoding dual specificity protein phosphatase family protein, which produces MAGYEVLWVTDSLATGAAPMSYDDLGTIRGQGIDAIVNLCAEYCDLHDIQRDYGFDVYYFPVVDDSAPNIKEMEEALDWLDEAIYLGKKVLVHCRLGLGRTGTFITAYLLRRGFGLKLARERLKRLRPNPTSFHQWRLLRKYDKQSGKLTLREPSIETKNLVDLGLYFTDYERLVDGVEAAIEAGSAGIRRCGRDTDACCHRFLHLQLIEAAYLHLSLNKRLSRNDRVDAAARAIAMHRVFSDEGDTPHSGDSTSSVIPADPECPAAAGYTCPLNREGRCIAYEYRPLTCRLHPIAADACDGDSCSDALDSGDSLSPEAINKELHDISKRLFFALNSSFLEDRSLLFPLTRVVSGKFVQDYFSFLSKI
- a CDS encoding ATP-binding protein, whose product is MPFNTLPREGFISRDTELSHLKQLIAARDAATARNVLLEGARGIGKTELLKQLYRTVYQGSDTVVPFYYSFQRAALKGTHFARDYFMRFVRQYLASVKQDPSLVNAMSTPLTRLMPLIASLRAEWMIDLIEDFNEQVREGDLHGQLLGAISAPVTAAEKSGRTLLVMLDDFHLAPQLYEHQPGDVPGLVSLFESSLRSPVCPHILTGSPEGALESIFTDNAFRGQAERLFVRALDERAALGLFRYYCTALGIREQVESSLKFMKFLGGNPLYIRNAARSLWKMQKKELSERDLWECYSYEVSEGETAFYWSSILGEFIRDVDQRRVAIELLMHSIKSNTEFHDIGRLSRVLGIPERSIRQALDALQMSGIVQAGGSLRHLKDNVLQDFIQSLYLREVEGRSTERVRELIETKYYTEGSEAACFEMVIPMSSDAELVAARAVEQIGKNIHLNPDVTNHIQLALIEACINAMEHSGSYEKKVFLKFTVSPERIEIAIETPGKLFEPEFGEGVTAEDKLNTEHKRGWGLKLMRTVMDEVKVERIGEKTRVLLVKKIKPDEVLR
- a CDS encoding STAS domain-containing protein, coding for MKAANFNVTTKLNDRVAVIYPRGYLNNITGEDLVDASSACLGKGVKNIVLNFSETEFINSIGISLLLTIIERLRESGGSLCFTNMSKMYAETFQVLGLTKYVAVFDREEDALRHFGGSPLQ
- a CDS encoding HD domain-containing phosphohydrolase, with product MSLELKKALYHISSLVDLGQEVTSSKNFYVKIQSVLYSIMGTFLANRGAIFVYEKDTGALIPLAKKGFQKTEIPMLTFSIEHMLPLRKNEPCRLGGNGNSSALFYGLKEELLQSGFEIFIPLWVRDEFIGAIALSSKFTEEPYTPDDLELLRVIAHQIGITLSNHALFINLSEQLDRNRKLYEEMRRIYHDTIQAFAAAIDAKDAYTKNHSQRVARYSVAIARELGWSESDIEGIYIAGFLHDVGKLVVNNEVLNKKEPLTNQEWHELRSHSSVSYKISSKIKFPWKDVVKMIKHHHERLDGNGYPDSLTGADLSEGAKILILADSFDAMTTDRPYKPRLELREALEELKKCLGTQFEPRIVAAFCRVLDKEIKGELPEPHILPHLDEGFDPSIISEILQALIEELSE
- a CDS encoding EAL domain-containing protein, yielding MIHKAYKVIVTRTCPSCGLGFTNTIAKNVYECNYSQCHARFDFSIFSDEEIRKALNTENGEARAPEASSEESGAPPLDFSVFSSGSAEERQRTYGELPERAGAAGTAALNGELTPERVESLENSLVQAIGRGELVVHYQPQIDSSLNRVTGAEALVRWNHPERGLLVPEEFLPLAEESGLIVALDEWVLRTACEQVSAWQSQGRPPLRVTVNLSARQFRQPQLIETVSRALNETGLGPERLEIEITEAIALQDIELAVATLQQLQELGVTLSLDDFGTGYSSLNYLRKLPVQRIKIDRTVTRGITENPDDLAVVRAVVAMGSGLGLKAVAEGVETIDQLMLLQKNGCDEVQGFYFSRPLPPDEFAAFKVIYK
- a CDS encoding VTT domain-containing protein translates to MLIDQQKKTEKRDIPMRGALPEALRSVSETCTECKTCVKECAFLSKYGTPKEIADSCNPEGMRRQALPFECSLCGLCSAVCPVKIDPAGMFLEMRRAAVMRGAGDFPEHAGILGYEKRGTSPKYTYYGLPDGCSTVFFPGCTLPGTRPERTKEVFLLLKKAIPTLGIVLDCCAKPSHDLGRTGCFTAVFGEMRRFLLDHGVEKVIVACPNCHKVFSRYGGEIEVETVYELMARNRLSAGNGTVGKVTIHDPCALREHETTHRAVRDLVKGQGLQTEEMAHSGKLTLCCGEGGSVGFLSPELSKKWGMLRKDEAAGRRIITYCAGCATYLGALTPTSHVLDLLFEPQATMEGTVKAAKAPFTYRNRIRLKKEFKKLVDARGHRERPLPEKSGKGNLIKRLFLAAMFIGAILAVHLSGAVAYLEKDALQRLIESYGALAPLIFVLIYTIAPVLFLPGLPLTITAGVLFGPFWGVVYSITGATLGACLAFLVSRYGARGWVERRLQGPRWQQLDKDVAQQGWKIVAIMRLIPLLPFNLLNYAFGLTKIRFLHFALASLIFMLPGAIAYVVFSSSLLDVIEGTLPPAFFIGLGLIVLGSLLPLLYRRYKARNEQKDPG